ATCGCCCACGTCAACGAGGTCGGGGCGCACGACCAGTCGTCGTTCTGCAGCACAGCCGGGTAGTCGGGGTTGAACGTGACGGGCATGGGTGTCTCCGTGGGGGCGGCGTAGGCGTCGAGGGCGCTGGCCATCGCGATCAGGCGGTCGAGCCCAGCCGTTCCGCCCTGGAAGACGCGGCGCACCCAATTCCAATCGTGTTCGTGGCAGAGCTCCACCATCGTGTAGAAGTGCGACCCGTTCTTGGCAGGGACGCCCTTGGTGGCCCAGAACCAGGCTAGGATATTGGCGCTGATTTTCGGGTCTAGCGCCAGGTCGGGATTGCTGACGAGGTCGATGCCGAGCGCGTCACCCGCGTTCCGATAGTTCGACAAGTGCGTCAGTTGCGGGAAGCCTCGGCCGGCGAAGTCGGGGCCGCCCTCGTACCCTGCCCAGTTAGCCGTCGTGCCGTACTCGTGGATCGGCTCAAAGGTCGATGCCGTCTCGATGGCGACCGTAGGCAACACACCGAGGCAGACGTCGCGATCGTAGATCCCCCGCACGTACAGGGCATCGACAATCAGCGGCCAGTTGTGGGTCACAGCATCCACGGGGCAGCCAGTGATGCGGGCGATCGTAGCCGCGTCCCACCAGCGCCAGGGATCAGCCACGGCTGGCCTCCAGCAACCGAGGCTCATCGGGCTCGTCCACCGCATCCGGAAACCGCTGGCGCATCTGGGCCGCGCGCTCGCGGAGCACCGCTTTCGCGATCTCGTCGACGGTCGGCACGGTCGGCTGAGAGCGCCACGCTCCCACCGCGTCTGAGGCGCCTTCGGCGACGGTATAGATGCCAACGGCGCCGAGGGCGGCTGTTTGGAA
The Candidatus Saccharimonadia bacterium genome window above contains:
- a CDS encoding glycoside hydrolase family 19 protein codes for the protein MRWTSPMSLGCWRPAVADPWRWWDAATIARITGCPVDAVTHNWPLIVDALYVRGIYDRDVCLGVLPTVAIETASTFEPIHEYGTTANWAGYEGGPDFAGRGFPQLTHLSNYRNAGDALGIDLVSNPDLALDPKISANILAWFWATKGVPAKNGSHFYTMVELCHEHDWNWVRRVFQGGTAGLDRLIAMASALDAYAAPTETPMPVTFNPDYPAVLQNDDWSCAPTSLTWAMRALGRTPATDWIETDMVNLNIVSKEVGLLDHTGAGIVTWLQIGDPKHYGSDGYGISNNQCPISWDQLIPEINAHPPYPLLLGLPVWGGAGHGHWSGVRGYDPARDVILLANPATGATYGQPELTRQQFEARAGNNASIVRVLHPDLIGTPMPAPTPVPSSSISRADLDDIISRLTVLRDRLPAA